A region of Streptomyces sp. NBC_01788 DNA encodes the following proteins:
- a CDS encoding Gfo/Idh/MocA family protein yields the protein MVSALGVAVVGFGWMGRVHTQAYARVPHHFPGLAVRPHLVAVADEVPGRAEEAAERYGFDSATRDWREIAADPRVEAVSITAPNFLHREIGLAMAEAGKHIWIEKPVGLSADDARAVAGAAARAGVRGTVGFNYRNAPAVAAAREMIAAGEIGTVTHVRIRLFSDYAAHPEGALTWRYERERGGSGVLGDLASHGVDLARHLLGEIESLSADTAVFVPERARPTDATAGHTRAAGGEPGPVENDDYVDCLLRFTSGARGVLEACRVSVGEQNNYGFEIHGTRGALWWDFRRMGELGVSRGTTYQDQPVSTVHVGPGHGEYEAFQPGAANAMGYDDLKVIEAYHFLRSIAEGGVHGATLDDAVAAAVALDAMARSAEERGWVSLG from the coding sequence ATGGTGTCTGCGCTCGGCGTCGCCGTCGTCGGATTCGGCTGGATGGGACGGGTGCACACGCAGGCTTACGCCCGCGTGCCCCACCACTTCCCCGGGCTCGCGGTACGTCCGCACCTGGTCGCCGTCGCCGACGAGGTGCCCGGCCGGGCCGAGGAGGCGGCCGAGCGGTACGGCTTCGACTCCGCCACCCGTGACTGGCGGGAGATCGCCGCCGACCCCCGGGTGGAGGCGGTCAGCATCACCGCCCCGAACTTCCTGCACCGGGAGATCGGCCTCGCCATGGCCGAGGCGGGCAAGCACATCTGGATCGAGAAGCCGGTGGGCCTGAGCGCCGACGACGCCCGCGCGGTGGCCGGCGCCGCCGCCCGGGCCGGTGTGCGGGGCACGGTCGGCTTCAACTACCGCAACGCGCCCGCCGTCGCCGCCGCCCGCGAGATGATCGCGGCCGGTGAGATCGGCACGGTCACCCATGTCCGCATCCGGCTGTTCAGCGACTACGCGGCCCACCCGGAGGGCGCGCTGACCTGGCGCTACGAGCGTGAACGCGGCGGCAGCGGGGTGCTGGGCGACCTGGCCTCGCACGGGGTCGACCTGGCCCGCCACCTGCTCGGCGAGATCGAGTCGCTGTCCGCCGACACCGCCGTGTTCGTGCCCGAACGGGCCCGCCCGACCGACGCCACCGCGGGACACACCCGGGCGGCGGGCGGCGAACCCGGCCCGGTGGAGAACGACGACTACGTCGACTGCCTGCTGCGTTTCACCTCCGGCGCGCGCGGTGTCCTGGAGGCCTGCCGGGTCTCGGTGGGCGAGCAGAACAACTACGGCTTCGAGATCCACGGCACCCGGGGCGCGCTCTGGTGGGACTTCCGGCGCATGGGCGAACTCGGCGTCAGCCGCGGCACCACGTACCAGGACCAGCCCGTCAGCACGGTCCACGTGGGCCCCGGTCACGGCGAGTACGAGGCCTTCCAGCCGGGTGCGGCCAACGCCATGGGCTACGACGACCTCAAGGTCATCGAGGCGTACCACTTCCTGCGCTCGATCGCGGAGGGCGGGGTCCACGGTGCCACCCTCGACGACGCCGTGGCCGCCGCGGTGGCACTGGACGCGATGGCCCGTTCCGCCGAGGAGCGCGGGTGGGTGAGCCTCGGCTGA
- a CDS encoding GNAT family N-acetyltransferase, protein MLLRDVTHDDVDAYVRMRCDPVMMAELGGPLPAGGMADKVRRDARQAADGTAWIKMIVPDPRTPGEVAGTVTVWTHDGDDGPMSEIGWMVLPRYQGRGLGGRAARALLERARDEDRWGEVHAFPATTNAASNGICRSLGFRFVGEREVEFAGRMLRTNHWEITPRADLTPE, encoded by the coding sequence GTGCTCTTGCGTGACGTCACCCATGACGACGTGGACGCGTACGTCCGGATGCGCTGCGACCCGGTGATGATGGCCGAGCTCGGCGGACCCCTGCCGGCCGGTGGCATGGCGGACAAGGTGCGCCGGGACGCCCGCCAGGCGGCGGACGGCACCGCTTGGATCAAGATGATCGTCCCCGACCCGCGCACCCCGGGGGAGGTGGCCGGGACGGTGACCGTCTGGACCCATGACGGCGACGACGGTCCGATGTCGGAGATCGGCTGGATGGTGCTGCCGCGGTACCAGGGGCGCGGCCTCGGCGGCCGCGCGGCCCGCGCCCTGCTGGAACGGGCGCGGGACGAGGACCGCTGGGGAGAGGTGCACGCCTTCCCGGCCACCACCAACGCGGCCTCCAACGGCATCTGCCGCTCGCTCGGCTTCCGGTTCGTCGGCGAGCGCGAGGTGGAGTTCGCCGGCCGCATGCTGCGCACCAACCACTGGGAGATCACCCCGCGCGCGGACCTGACGCCGGAGTGA
- a CDS encoding thioesterase family protein, with protein sequence MNTGAPVPGSYYERIDEHRFKPTEHAGGAWDVREQHFGPLGGLVVHAVEDHLAARGGSALIPVRISYDILGAPALDECEIEVETLRPGRTIELLEAVVRIAGRPVVRARVWLLSAQDTAAVAGGAGDRLTPPDGLAPWAMSELWPGGFIASLDIRPLAPPAPGRTTAWISTPLTLVAGEPSSPLASCLALVDTANGIAVRESPTAWMFPNVDLTVHLHRRPEGRWTGLDTTVAFGPAGVGLTSTVLHDLHGPVGHAQQILTVRPMPGG encoded by the coding sequence TTGAACACCGGCGCCCCGGTTCCCGGCAGCTACTACGAACGCATCGACGAGCACCGTTTCAAGCCCACCGAGCATGCCGGTGGCGCCTGGGACGTGCGGGAGCAGCACTTCGGCCCGCTGGGCGGGCTGGTCGTCCACGCGGTCGAGGACCATCTGGCCGCGCGCGGGGGCAGCGCCCTGATACCGGTCCGGATCAGCTACGACATCCTGGGCGCCCCGGCCCTGGACGAGTGCGAGATCGAGGTGGAGACCCTCCGCCCCGGCCGCACCATCGAACTCCTGGAAGCCGTCGTGCGCATCGCCGGGCGCCCGGTGGTCCGGGCCCGGGTCTGGCTGCTGTCGGCCCAGGACACCGCGGCCGTCGCCGGGGGTGCCGGTGACCGGCTCACCCCGCCCGACGGACTCGCGCCCTGGGCGATGAGCGAGCTGTGGCCGGGCGGCTTCATCGCGTCCCTGGACATCCGTCCGCTCGCCCCGCCGGCCCCGGGCCGCACCACCGCCTGGATCTCCACCCCGCTCACCCTGGTCGCCGGCGAGCCCAGCAGCCCGCTCGCCTCCTGCCTCGCCCTCGTCGACACGGCGAACGGCATCGCCGTACGCGAGTCGCCGACCGCGTGGATGTTCCCCAACGTCGACCTGACCGTGCACCTGCACCGCCGCCCGGAGGGCCGCTGGACCGGTCTGGACACCACCGTGGCCTTCGGCCCGGCGGGCGTGGGCCTGACCAGCACGGTCCTGCACGATCTGCACGGTCCGGTCGGGCACGCCCAGCAGATCCTCACCGTGCGCCCCATGCCGGGCGGCTGA
- a CDS encoding LacI family DNA-binding transcriptional regulator: protein MRPPTIRDVAARAGVSKSLVSLVLRGSGSVRPDKRQAVLAAVEELGYRPNAAARSLSERRTRTVGVLLNDMRNPWFVELLDGLNSCLHDAGLHMLLADGHLNRRLGEDLTRTFTELRVDGLVAVGTLRDPRALRVAAGRVPTVVAGAREPELPGVDVVAGDDERGARLATEHLVALGHRHIAHIAGQGAVGDLRRRGFEAAMRAHGLAGTAVVEQGDLTEEGGYRATVRLLSRTRRPTAVFAVNDMACVGALSAAEESGLRVPGDLSLAGYDNTYLSRLRHLWLTTVDNASHDVGRRAAQRLLDRIDDPHLPRTVDLTSPALEVRGTTAPPAATA from the coding sequence GTGCGACCGCCCACCATCCGTGACGTCGCCGCGCGCGCCGGTGTGTCCAAGTCCCTGGTCTCACTGGTGCTGCGCGGCTCCGGCAGCGTGCGCCCCGACAAGCGGCAGGCGGTCCTCGCCGCGGTCGAGGAGCTCGGCTACCGGCCCAACGCCGCCGCCCGCAGCCTCAGCGAGCGCCGCACCCGCACCGTCGGCGTGCTCCTGAACGACATGCGCAACCCGTGGTTCGTGGAACTCCTGGACGGTCTGAACTCCTGCCTCCACGACGCCGGTCTGCACATGCTGCTCGCCGACGGCCACCTCAACCGGCGCCTGGGCGAGGACCTCACCCGCACCTTCACCGAACTGCGCGTCGACGGCCTGGTCGCCGTCGGCACCCTGCGCGATCCGCGCGCGCTGCGCGTCGCGGCCGGCCGGGTGCCCACCGTCGTCGCCGGCGCCCGCGAACCCGAACTGCCGGGGGTGGACGTCGTCGCGGGCGACGACGAGCGGGGCGCACGGCTGGCCACCGAGCACCTCGTCGCCCTCGGTCACCGGCACATCGCCCACATCGCCGGCCAGGGCGCGGTCGGCGACCTGCGCCGCCGCGGCTTCGAGGCCGCCATGCGCGCACACGGGCTCGCCGGCACGGCGGTCGTCGAGCAGGGCGACCTCACCGAGGAGGGCGGCTATCGGGCCACCGTGCGGCTGCTCAGCCGTACCCGGCGGCCCACCGCCGTGTTCGCGGTCAACGACATGGCCTGCGTCGGCGCGCTGTCCGCCGCTGAGGAGAGCGGCCTCCGGGTCCCTGGCGACCTCTCCCTGGCCGGCTACGACAACACCTATCTGTCGCGCCTGCGCCACCTGTGGCTGACCACCGTGGACAACGCCAGCCACGACGTGGGCCGGCGCGCCGCCCAGCGGCTGCTCGACCGCATCGACGACCCGCACCTGCCCCGGACCGTCGACCTGACGAGCCCGGCCCTGGAGGTGCGCGGCACGACCGCGCCGCCTGCCGCGACCGCCTGA